A single region of the Coprobacter tertius genome encodes:
- a CDS encoding glycosyltransferase family 2 protein: protein MKLSVIIPCYNEEEVIHTSYQRFTDVMRTNSYDYELVMINDGSRDNTLNILTELAHKDKNVKVISFSRNFGHQNAVTAGLHNCTGDVAVIIDADLQDPPEVIPQMIETYVQEGSNVVYAVRNQRKGESLFKLLTAKMYYRTLNYLSDFSFPVDTGDFRLIDRQVINTFKKFPEKHKYLRGLFTWMGFKQTPFYYDRDERAAGKTKYSFGKMIKLASVGIFGFSKKPLKLAISLGSISMIFALGLVIWILYLQLFAVDKVVPGWSSTIITILFLGGIQLFTIGILGEYIGNIFDETKNRPEYIIQEKLNFDTDTPKKEKTHAPEL from the coding sequence ATGAAACTAAGCGTTATCATACCCTGCTACAATGAAGAAGAAGTCATTCATACTTCTTATCAACGTTTTACCGATGTAATGCGTACTAATAGTTACGACTACGAATTAGTAATGATCAATGACGGCAGTCGCGACAATACATTAAATATACTCACGGAATTAGCCCATAAAGACAAGAATGTAAAAGTAATTTCTTTTTCACGTAACTTCGGTCATCAGAATGCCGTTACCGCCGGGTTACATAATTGTACCGGAGATGTCGCAGTCATTATCGATGCCGATTTACAGGATCCCCCCGAAGTAATTCCCCAAATGATAGAAACTTACGTTCAGGAAGGCAGCAACGTAGTATACGCTGTACGTAACCAACGTAAAGGCGAATCGCTTTTTAAATTGCTCACTGCCAAAATGTACTATCGTACATTGAATTATCTCTCCGATTTTTCTTTTCCTGTCGATACCGGAGATTTCAGACTCATAGACCGTCAGGTCATAAACACATTCAAAAAATTTCCAGAAAAACATAAATACTTGCGGGGATTATTTACCTGGATGGGATTTAAACAAACTCCTTTTTACTACGATCGGGATGAAAGAGCCGCCGGAAAAACAAAATATTCATTTGGAAAAATGATAAAACTCGCATCAGTAGGTATCTTCGGCTTTTCCAAAAAGCCCTTGAAATTAGCCATTTCACTGGGAAGTATTTCTATGATTTTTGCTTTAGGACTCGTTATCTGGATTCTTTACCTACAATTATTTGCGGTAGACAAAGTCGTACCGGGCTGGTCTTCTACGATTATTACAATTTTATTCTTAGGAGGGATACAATTATTTACAATAGGAATTTTGGGAGAATATATCGGAAATATATTCGACGAAACAAAAAACCGTCCTGAATATATTATACAAGAAAAGTTAAATTTCGATACAGATACACCTAAAAAAGAAAAAACACATGCGCCTGAACTCTAA
- a CDS encoding bifunctional aspartate transaminase/aspartate 4-decarboxylase: MDCKEKLPSALMKGYSRKFEEGLEQMSPFEIKNKLIEFAEEHTRKAFCMFLNAGRGNPNWIATVPREAFILLNKFGIEECRHTFDLKEGIAGIPLAKGIAKRFEEFMIKHKEEQGAELLRETYHYFIDEKKADPDSLIHEWAEAVVGDQYPVPDRILKYTEIIVQDYLKQEMCDRQPINTTYDLFATEGGTAAMCYIFDSLQVNHLIDKGDHIALMTPIFTPYIEIPELDRFSFKVTKVQASQMTENGLHTWQYPDSELEKLRDPSIKVMYIVNPSNPPSYTLDKRSMDKIIGIVKKDNPNLMIITDDVYGTFVPDFRSLMYELPENTLCVYSFSKYFGATGWRLAVIALSKDNIYDKMIAELSEKDTKDLHNRYSSITPNPEKFKFIDRMVADSRMVALNHTAGLSTPQQMQMSLFAAFSLFDKQDIYKKKMQAIIKERLDAMWENTGFELIKDPLRAGYYSEIDIMVWAKKLYGDEFACYLEANYDPLDFVIRLAKDTCIVLLNGSGFDGPDWSIRASLANLDKDEYKKIGKGVRLLLDEYALTWKKSKNKE, translated from the coding sequence ATGGATTGTAAAGAAAAATTACCCTCCGCGCTGATGAAAGGTTACAGCCGGAAATTTGAAGAAGGGTTGGAACAGATGAGCCCTTTCGAAATAAAAAACAAACTCATCGAGTTTGCCGAAGAACATACTCGAAAAGCATTCTGCATGTTTCTGAATGCCGGTAGAGGAAACCCCAACTGGATCGCTACCGTACCCAGAGAAGCTTTTATCCTATTAAATAAATTCGGCATCGAAGAATGCAGACATACCTTCGACTTAAAAGAAGGTATAGCAGGTATACCTTTAGCAAAAGGTATCGCTAAAAGATTCGAAGAATTTATGATAAAGCACAAAGAAGAACAAGGAGCCGAGTTGTTGAGAGAAACTTATCATTATTTCATCGACGAAAAAAAAGCCGACCCCGATTCTCTTATTCACGAATGGGCTGAGGCTGTTGTCGGAGACCAATATCCGGTACCCGACCGTATTCTGAAATATACCGAAATTATCGTACAGGATTATCTGAAACAGGAAATGTGCGATCGACAACCGATAAATACGACATACGATTTATTTGCGACCGAAGGCGGTACAGCCGCCATGTGTTACATCTTTGATTCTTTGCAAGTAAATCACCTCATCGATAAAGGAGATCACATCGCCCTTATGACTCCTATATTTACTCCTTATATCGAAATCCCCGAACTCGATCGTTTCAGCTTTAAAGTTACAAAAGTGCAAGCTTCCCAAATGACCGAAAACGGGTTGCACACTTGGCAATATCCCGACTCTGAACTGGAAAAACTACGGGATCCGTCGATAAAGGTAATGTACATTGTAAACCCGAGTAATCCTCCCTCCTACACTCTCGACAAACGATCAATGGATAAAATCATCGGCATTGTCAAAAAAGATAATCCTAATCTGATGATTATTACCGATGACGTTTACGGTACATTCGTGCCTGATTTTAGATCTTTAATGTACGAGTTACCCGAAAATACACTTTGCGTATATTCATTCTCAAAATACTTCGGCGCAACCGGATGGCGTTTGGCCGTTATCGCTCTGAGCAAAGATAATATATATGATAAAATGATTGCAGAATTATCTGAGAAAGATACAAAAGACCTGCACAACCGATACAGTTCGATCACTCCGAACCCCGAAAAATTTAAATTTATCGACCGGATGGTAGCCGACAGCCGCATGGTGGCTCTTAACCATACAGCCGGACTATCTACACCCCAGCAAATGCAAATGTCCTTATTTGCAGCTTTCAGTCTTTTCGATAAACAGGATATCTACAAAAAGAAAATGCAGGCGATAATAAAGGAAAGACTCGACGCCATGTGGGAAAATACAGGATTCGAGCTCATAAAAGATCCGCTCAGAGCCGGGTATTATTCCGAAATAGATATCATGGTATGGGCCAAAAAATTATACGGTGATGAATTCGCCTGTTATCTCGAAGCTAATTACGATCCATTGGACTTCGTTATCCGACTGGCAAAAGATACCTGTATTGTTTTGCTGAATGGCAGCGGATTCGATGGACCCGACTGGTCGATACGCGCTTCCTTGGCTAACCTGGATAAAGACGAGTATAAAAAAATAGGTAAAGGGGTACGACTTCTTTTAGACGAATACGCACTCACCTGGAAAAAGTCTAAGAATAAAGAATGA
- the serB gene encoding phosphoserine phosphatase SerB, with protein sequence MNQKNEIILISISGEDRPGVTSALTEILARYDAFILDIGQADIHHTLSLGILFKTTGDKSGEILKDLLFKAYELDVNIKFSPISEKEYCEWVSQQGKNRYIITILGRKITARQIASVTQIVADQGLNIDGIQRLTGRIPLEENVRSPKSCIELSVRGNPINKDAMQSSFMQLSVNEGMDISFQQDNMFRRCRRLICFDMDSTLIETEVIDELAVRAGVGDEVKAITEAAMRGEIDFCESFKQRVSLLKGLDISVMEEIAKSLPITEGVDRLMQVLKTAGFKIAILSGGFTYFGNYLKKRYGIDYVYANELEIEDGKLTGRYLGDIVDGRRKAELLRLIAQVENVDIAQTIAVGDGANDLPMLNTAGLGIAYHAKPKVKENATQSISTIGLDGVLYFIGFKDSYFEEKQHLR encoded by the coding sequence ATGAATCAAAAGAACGAAATCATCCTTATCAGTATCTCCGGAGAAGATAGACCGGGAGTAACTTCTGCCTTAACCGAAATACTGGCCCGCTACGATGCTTTTATACTCGATATCGGACAGGCAGATATACACCATACATTATCTTTAGGAATTTTGTTCAAGACTACCGGAGATAAATCGGGCGAAATTCTTAAAGACCTCCTTTTTAAAGCATACGAACTCGATGTGAATATAAAATTTTCACCCATCAGTGAGAAAGAGTATTGCGAATGGGTATCGCAACAGGGTAAAAATCGCTATATCATTACTATCCTCGGTCGTAAAATTACAGCCCGACAAATCGCATCGGTTACACAAATCGTCGCCGATCAAGGGCTCAATATCGATGGCATACAACGTCTTACCGGCCGTATTCCGCTCGAAGAAAATGTACGTAGCCCCAAATCTTGCATAGAACTTTCGGTAAGAGGCAATCCGATCAACAAAGATGCAATGCAGTCGAGTTTTATGCAGCTTTCAGTAAACGAAGGGATGGATATATCGTTCCAACAAGATAATATGTTCCGCCGATGCAGAAGGCTCATCTGTTTCGATATGGACTCTACACTCATAGAAACAGAGGTAATCGACGAACTTGCCGTACGGGCTGGAGTAGGCGACGAAGTAAAAGCAATCACCGAAGCAGCCATGAGAGGTGAAATTGATTTTTGCGAGAGTTTTAAACAACGTGTTTCATTACTAAAAGGTCTCGACATATCGGTAATGGAAGAAATAGCAAAATCATTGCCAATAACGGAGGGTGTAGATCGGCTCATGCAGGTGCTGAAAACTGCCGGTTTTAAAATAGCTATCCTTTCAGGTGGATTTACCTATTTCGGCAATTATCTGAAAAAAAGATACGGAATCGATTATGTATATGCCAACGAGCTCGAAATAGAAGACGGTAAGCTGACCGGACGTTATCTCGGAGATATTGTAGATGGTCGTAGGAAAGCAGAGTTATTACGTCTTATTGCACAAGTAGAGAATGTAGATATCGCACAAACAATCGCTGTCGGAGACGGAGCAAACGATTTACCGATGCTAAATACGGCCGGCTTAGGTATCGCATACCATGCCAAACCTAAAGTAAAAGAAAACGCAACGCAATCGATCTCGACAATAGGTCTCGACGGTGTTCTTTATTTCATCGGTTTTAAAGACTCCTATTTCGAAGAGAAACAGCACTTACGATAA
- a CDS encoding patatin-like phospholipase family protein encodes MKKIILFFLFLFPVLSLCHAQTVGLVLSGGGAKGIAHIGIIQALEENNVPIDYIAGTSMGAIVGALYAMGYTPSEMMELIKSPDFVSWSTGTMEEDYIYYFKKPDPTPEFASFKISLQDSSKITPHFLPQSLINPLPMNFAFMRIFAPYTAQSAGNFNNLFVPFRAVASDVYHKRPLILKNGDLGDAVRASMSFPFVFKPIEIDSVLVYDGGIYNNFPLDVMKDDFNPDIIIGSNVASAPEKPDENNLMAQIENMVMQKTDYNLDEKDGILLDFDLKEFGLLDFPKADAIFNIGYEKAETMIDSIKSRIPREVSTDTREMQRMIFKSKTPELIFNNITVEGGNHFQQNYIKRQFLPDEKDTTFTQEDVKRSYYKLLSDSKISDLIPHAIYNEKTGYFTLDLKAKIQDNIALGLGGYVSSGNTNQIYLGAKYRTLNLYPMDIEVSGQIGRAYNAGTASARFELPSHMPMYLKVIGSYSKKKYFESEKLFYTDESPTFIANAESYAKIRLGLPFLTTGKTELTVGYGLLSDNYYQSNVVDYSQTTSDKSNYKFLMGSLRFEKNTLNSFMFPVTGSSISVIGEAAYGKEYYYASNGKTRPKQSTDKAKHSWLQMTAQSQNYFGLTPKFTLGVRGELVLSSKSFFNNYTSTIIQAPAFTPTPHSKMVFNEAFRATQYIAAGILPIWHIINKLQLRTELYGFVPFYKIKSEKNTNKPYYGKFMRSFEYIGEIALVYDLPFASISIYVNKYSYPKDNWNFGVGLGFLLYNPKFLE; translated from the coding sequence ATGAAAAAAATTATTTTATTCTTTTTATTCTTGTTCCCGGTATTGTCTCTTTGCCATGCTCAAACGGTAGGGCTCGTACTCAGCGGAGGAGGGGCGAAAGGAATAGCTCATATCGGAATTATCCAAGCCCTTGAAGAAAACAATGTTCCCATCGATTATATTGCCGGCACATCCATGGGAGCAATCGTCGGGGCCCTTTATGCAATGGGTTATACTCCTTCTGAAATGATGGAACTTATTAAATCTCCTGATTTTGTATCCTGGTCGACGGGGACAATGGAGGAAGATTATATTTACTATTTTAAAAAACCCGACCCGACACCCGAATTCGCTTCATTTAAAATCAGTTTACAGGATTCGAGTAAAATAACCCCTCATTTTTTACCTCAAAGCCTGATCAATCCCTTGCCTATGAATTTTGCTTTCATGCGTATTTTCGCTCCTTATACGGCACAATCAGCAGGTAATTTCAACAATCTTTTTGTTCCATTCAGAGCTGTTGCCTCCGACGTTTACCATAAAAGGCCGCTTATTCTTAAAAACGGAGATTTAGGGGATGCAGTACGGGCATCGATGAGCTTTCCGTTTGTGTTTAAACCCATCGAAATAGATAGTGTACTGGTTTACGACGGAGGTATTTATAATAATTTCCCCTTGGACGTTATGAAAGACGATTTCAATCCCGATATAATTATCGGGAGTAATGTCGCCTCGGCTCCAGAAAAGCCTGACGAAAATAATCTGATGGCACAGATTGAAAATATGGTCATGCAAAAAACGGATTATAATCTCGATGAAAAAGACGGAATTCTGCTCGATTTCGACTTAAAAGAATTCGGGCTTCTCGATTTTCCGAAAGCTGATGCCATTTTTAATATCGGATACGAGAAAGCCGAAACTATGATAGATTCGATTAAATCCAGAATTCCGAGAGAAGTATCTACCGACACAAGGGAGATGCAGAGGATGATTTTTAAAAGTAAAACGCCCGAACTGATCTTCAATAACATAACCGTAGAAGGTGGAAATCATTTTCAACAAAATTATATCAAAAGACAATTTCTACCCGACGAAAAAGATACGACATTTACACAGGAAGATGTAAAACGTTCTTATTATAAACTTTTGTCCGATTCTAAAATATCCGATCTCATACCGCATGCTATTTATAATGAAAAAACCGGATATTTTACACTCGACCTAAAAGCTAAAATACAAGATAACATAGCTTTGGGACTCGGAGGATATGTTTCCTCCGGTAATACCAACCAAATCTATTTAGGTGCAAAATATCGTACCCTTAATTTATACCCGATGGACATCGAAGTCAGCGGTCAAATCGGGCGTGCCTATAACGCAGGAACAGCCTCGGCCCGTTTCGAACTTCCGAGCCACATGCCCATGTACCTGAAGGTAATCGGCTCATATTCAAAGAAAAAATATTTCGAAAGCGAAAAACTTTTTTATACCGACGAATCGCCGACTTTTATCGCTAATGCCGAATCTTATGCAAAAATAAGGTTAGGATTACCATTCCTGACAACTGGCAAAACGGAGTTGACTGTTGGATACGGATTACTTTCGGATAATTATTATCAGTCGAACGTAGTAGATTATTCTCAAACAACAAGCGATAAAAGTAACTACAAATTTTTAATGGGATCGTTACGATTCGAGAAAAATACGCTCAATAGCTTCATGTTTCCGGTTACGGGAAGCAGCATATCGGTAATCGGTGAAGCAGCCTATGGAAAAGAATATTACTATGCAAGTAACGGAAAAACAAGGCCGAAACAATCTACCGATAAAGCCAAACATTCGTGGTTGCAAATGACAGCTCAGTCACAAAATTATTTCGGCTTAACTCCTAAATTCACTCTGGGAGTAAGAGGAGAATTGGTATTATCGAGCAAAAGTTTTTTCAATAATTATACCTCGACCATCATACAGGCTCCGGCATTTACACCTACACCACATAGCAAAATGGTATTTAATGAGGCGTTCAGGGCAACCCAGTACATAGCTGCAGGTATTCTGCCTATCTGGCATATCATAAACAAACTGCAACTGCGTACCGAGTTATATGGTTTTGTCCCTTTTTATAAAATCAAAAGTGAAAAAAATACCAACAAACCTTATTACGGGAAATTTATGCGCTCCTTTGAATATATTGGGGAAATAGCTCTCGTATATGATTTACCGTTTGCTTCTATAAGTATATATGTTAACAAATATAGCTACCCAAAAGACAATTGGAATTTTGGAGTCGGTCTCGGCTTCCTTTTATATAATCCTAAATTTTTAGAATAA
- a CDS encoding ArnT family glycosyltransferase, translating to MRLNSKATLFILVFSVSVLTLLPFLGLTDFHTKGEPREAIVSVSMIQTDNWVLPENNGGDIAYKPPMFHWIAAALSMPYGTVTEFSSRLPSALATIILALCCFMFFAKRTTNNLAFLTTLLFLSAFEVHRAAMAARVDMVLTLFIVTALFQLFKWTEKGLRGFPLIATLLMGAATLTKGPVGIILPCLVSGIYLLIKREKFLRICLKFIPVVIVSCILPGIWYYLAWKQGGDNFINLVIEENFGRFMGKMSYESHEQSIFYYIYTTLAGFIPWSILVVISLFSFRPKKIKGKPTEWWNYFKNYIKTMDSVRLFSLLSFAVIFVFYCIPKSKRSVYLLPVYPFLAYFLAEYMLWLIQNRSKVWKIFGAFLSILTSLVILIFITLKTGWINPDILPAKYSALASHYITALQTPWNIGSILSLIVLIIVLYHVYKNKRDLTINNRYLYTIVALFFWLQILLDAFILPGILNAKSMRPFAEQVKETVPTGNIYSYVSAPMMHFFIVNFYNDNRVIDFEKENRPETGFLLVGKHDFNFIQEEYGKKYHFEPILISERKGNDVKDIIYLYKFTEIK from the coding sequence ATGCGCCTGAACTCTAAAGCCACTCTGTTTATCCTTGTTTTCTCTGTAAGTGTGCTTACTTTACTTCCCTTCTTAGGGCTTACCGATTTCCACACCAAAGGAGAACCCCGAGAAGCGATTGTTTCGGTAAGTATGATCCAGACCGATAATTGGGTATTACCCGAAAACAACGGTGGAGATATTGCATATAAACCGCCCATGTTTCATTGGATTGCAGCGGCTTTATCGATGCCGTACGGTACGGTAACCGAATTTTCGTCCCGGTTACCTTCTGCTTTAGCAACCATAATCCTTGCATTGTGTTGTTTTATGTTTTTTGCCAAACGTACGACCAACAATCTCGCATTTCTTACGACCTTGTTATTCCTGTCGGCTTTCGAAGTACATAGAGCCGCAATGGCAGCCCGGGTAGATATGGTGCTAACCCTGTTTATCGTAACAGCTCTTTTTCAATTATTTAAATGGACAGAAAAAGGGCTAAGGGGATTCCCGCTGATAGCAACTCTTCTTATGGGGGCAGCAACCCTCACCAAAGGACCTGTCGGCATTATTCTTCCCTGTCTCGTATCCGGAATATATCTACTCATAAAACGAGAAAAATTCTTAAGAATATGTCTGAAATTTATTCCCGTGGTCATTGTTTCCTGCATTCTTCCGGGAATATGGTATTATTTGGCATGGAAACAGGGGGGAGATAATTTTATCAACCTGGTAATAGAAGAAAATTTTGGACGCTTTATGGGTAAAATGTCCTATGAATCTCACGAACAATCTATTTTTTATTACATCTATACAACACTGGCCGGCTTCATTCCTTGGTCGATATTAGTTGTTATCTCATTATTCTCTTTCCGACCGAAAAAAATAAAAGGGAAACCGACGGAATGGTGGAATTATTTTAAGAATTACATAAAAACAATGGATAGTGTCAGATTATTTTCATTACTATCTTTCGCTGTTATTTTCGTTTTCTATTGTATTCCTAAAAGCAAGCGATCGGTTTACCTTTTACCCGTATATCCTTTTCTGGCTTATTTTTTGGCAGAATATATGCTATGGCTGATACAAAACAGATCAAAAGTATGGAAAATTTTCGGAGCCTTTTTATCTATTCTCACCTCACTGGTCATACTTATCTTCATTACCCTGAAAACCGGTTGGATAAATCCCGATATTCTACCTGCAAAATATTCAGCGCTAGCATCGCATTATATTACGGCTTTACAAACTCCCTGGAACATCGGAAGCATTCTATCTCTCATCGTACTTATCATCGTGCTTTATCATGTATATAAAAATAAACGTGACCTCACTATCAACAATCGATATTTATATACAATAGTAGCTCTGTTTTTCTGGTTGCAAATACTTCTCGACGCCTTTATTCTCCCGGGAATACTAAATGCCAAATCGATGCGTCCTTTTGCGGAACAAGTAAAAGAAACCGTTCCAACGGGAAATATATATTCCTACGTCAGCGCACCGATGATGCATTTTTTTATTGTAAATTTCTATAACGACAACCGGGTTATCGATTTCGAAAAAGAAAACAGACCGGAAACCGGTTTTCTTCTGGTCGGAAAACATGATTTTAACTTTATACAGGAAGAATACGGCAAAAAATATCATTTCGAACCGATACTTATCAGCGAGCGAAAAGGAAATGATGTAAAAGATATCATTTACCTGTACAAATTCACCGAAATAAAATAA
- a CDS encoding ferritin, with the protein MNKKIEEALNAQINAEFWSAYLYLSMSANFAVKGNPGFANWFGIQFKEEQDHAQIFIKYLLSRGGKVTLTPIAGVKTEWESPLDAYIDTLEHEKKVTGMINDLYALATEEKDYATQSMLKWFIDEQVEEEETAQGLIDSLKMIKDNGFGIYMLDKELGARTYKQAAPLVGN; encoded by the coding sequence ATGAATAAGAAAATCGAAGAAGCTTTAAACGCACAAATCAATGCCGAATTTTGGTCGGCCTATCTTTATTTGTCTATGTCGGCAAATTTCGCTGTTAAAGGTAATCCCGGTTTCGCAAATTGGTTTGGAATACAATTCAAAGAAGAGCAAGATCACGCACAGATATTTATAAAATATCTGCTTTCACGCGGCGGGAAAGTCACACTTACCCCTATTGCAGGTGTAAAAACCGAATGGGAAAGCCCTCTCGATGCATATATCGATACACTCGAACACGAAAAGAAAGTTACGGGAATGATAAACGATTTATATGCATTGGCGACAGAAGAAAAAGATTATGCGACACAGAGTATGCTGAAATGGTTTATCGACGAACAAGTTGAAGAAGAAGAAACCGCACAAGGTTTAATCGATAGTCTGAAAATGATTAAAGATAATGGTTTCGGTATATATATGCTCGACAAAGAATTAGGAGCCCGTACTTACAAACAGGCTGCTCCTTTAGTCGGAAATTGA
- a CDS encoding GtrA family protein: MNQTLKIDKEIIRQFTKFVVVGCINTGVSLAIIYILQNIFEVKYTTANFIGYIAGLINSFFWNKLWVFRKKDGRFIKEALLFTFTFGICYTLQYICLLVMVEKIGISQNWAQLLSMGIYTIFNYILNRYITFKNKNGL; the protein is encoded by the coding sequence ATGAATCAGACATTGAAAATAGATAAAGAAATCATAAGGCAATTTACAAAATTCGTAGTTGTCGGATGCATCAATACCGGCGTATCTCTCGCCATAATTTATATTTTACAAAATATATTCGAGGTAAAATATACGACCGCAAACTTTATAGGTTATATTGCCGGACTCATCAACAGTTTTTTCTGGAATAAACTCTGGGTATTCCGCAAAAAAGACGGCCGGTTTATCAAAGAAGCTCTTCTCTTTACATTTACTTTCGGAATTTGTTATACCTTACAATACATCTGCCTACTGGTTATGGTAGAAAAAATAGGAATATCTCAAAACTGGGCTCAGCTTCTTTCTATGGGAATATATACGATTTTTAATTATATACTCAACAGGTACATAACCTTTAAAAATAAAAACGGTTTATGA
- a CDS encoding TlpA family protein disulfide reductase: protein MKNVKSIFAVFVLFLLFSFSHNDMSPKVGVKLGETAPGFTIDDTLSGKFDLNSAKGKYVVLNFWASYDANSRISNIRFNNEISRINKDDVRFVSISFDPNENVYRETVRLDGVDTNTQFYDNEGESSGIYRNFRLQKGFGNYLIDPQGVIIAKNFSPEKLTKLISQ, encoded by the coding sequence ATGAAGAATGTAAAGTCTATTTTTGCTGTATTTGTATTATTTTTATTGTTTTCGTTCTCCCATAATGACATGAGTCCGAAGGTGGGGGTTAAATTAGGAGAAACAGCTCCTGGATTTACCATCGACGATACTCTTTCCGGAAAATTTGATTTGAATAGTGCAAAAGGGAAATATGTCGTTTTAAATTTTTGGGCAAGTTACGATGCCAATTCGAGAATCTCGAATATACGGTTCAACAATGAAATCTCACGAATAAACAAGGATGATGTTCGTTTCGTTTCGATCTCATTCGACCCGAATGAGAATGTATATCGTGAAACGGTACGACTCGACGGTGTAGATACAAATACACAATTCTATGACAATGAAGGTGAATCATCCGGTATTTACCGTAATTTCCGCCTTCAAAAAGGGTTTGGCAATTATCTGATCGATCCTCAGGGAGTGATCATCGCCAAAAACTTCAGTCCTGAAAAGTTGACAAAACTGATAAGTCAATAA
- a CDS encoding trimeric intracellular cation channel family protein, whose product MGTTFAYIIEIIGTLAFAISGIRLASAKKFDWFGAYVVGLVTAIGGGTVRDVLLNLPIFWMQDSIYLIVTALSLLFVIVFGKYVIKLNNTFFIFDTIGLALFVVVGIQKSIATGYPFWVAIIMGTITGAFGSVIRDILINEEPLVFRKDIYALACAFGGIAYWLCYRTGMNAIATQSIAAATVIAIRLVSAKYHLSLPVLKSEDEYITPVKNESDIENR is encoded by the coding sequence ATGGGAACTACATTCGCTTACATTATTGAAATTATAGGAACACTCGCGTTCGCCATAAGCGGTATCCGATTGGCTTCGGCTAAAAAATTCGATTGGTTCGGGGCCTATGTCGTCGGCCTGGTAACTGCAATCGGAGGCGGTACCGTCAGAGACGTATTACTGAATTTACCTATTTTCTGGATGCAAGACAGTATATACCTCATCGTTACAGCCCTATCGCTTTTATTCGTCATCGTATTCGGCAAATATGTAATCAAGCTCAATAATACTTTTTTTATTTTTGATACTATCGGACTGGCACTATTTGTTGTAGTAGGGATACAAAAGTCTATTGCAACCGGCTATCCCTTTTGGGTAGCAATCATAATGGGTACGATAACGGGAGCATTCGGGAGCGTAATCAGAGACATACTTATCAACGAAGAACCATTGGTCTTCCGTAAAGACATTTATGCACTCGCCTGTGCTTTCGGAGGAATTGCATACTGGTTATGTTACCGGACGGGCATGAATGCGATCGCCACACAATCGATCGCCGCCGCAACGGTAATCGCAATACGGCTGGTTTCGGCAAAATACCATCTTAGTCTTCCCGTTCTCAAAAGTGAAGACGAATATATTACTCCCGTAAAAAATGAATCAGACATTGAAAATAGATAA